A region from the Algoriphagus machipongonensis genome encodes:
- a CDS encoding glycerol-3-phosphate dehydrogenase/oxidase, whose protein sequence is MNREENIKQIQDSKKVWDIAVIGGGSSGLGVALDAVSRGLAVVLLEKADFAKGTSSRSTKLVHGGVRYLAQGDVMLVLEALKERGKLLKNAPHLAHDQPFIIPIYSWFDRVKYSVGLKLYDWMSGKLSLGKSEFISKKDTVKRLPAVLQKGLLGGVVYHDGQFDDARLALDIAKTADEAGACILNYTKVSKLEKTESDKICGLEVQDLLNGEKYPLKAKMVVNATGVFADKILQMDNPGAPKTIQPSQGIHLVMDLDFLGGEDALMIPKTRDGRVLFAVPWHGKLVVGTTDTLREKPKLEPEALKKEIDFVLETAGGYLTKKPTRADVKAVFAGLRPLARPEEGSTKTKEISRSHKVIISESGLVTLTGGKWTTFRKMGEDTVDYFEQITGEKPVPSNSLDMKIHGHTENLPEGHWHLYGSDAKAIQDLILENPSLAEKIHPDFPNITAEVIWAVRNEMAVKVEDVLSRRIRILILDAQAAIDASEKVAVLMAAELQKDEKWISNELADFKKVALKYLIKN, encoded by the coding sequence ATGAATAGAGAAGAAAATATAAAGCAAATCCAAGACAGTAAAAAAGTCTGGGATATTGCAGTGATTGGAGGAGGGTCCTCTGGATTAGGAGTTGCATTAGATGCGGTTTCCAGAGGTTTAGCTGTTGTTTTATTGGAGAAGGCGGATTTTGCCAAGGGCACATCCAGCCGAAGCACCAAACTGGTCCATGGCGGAGTTCGCTATTTAGCGCAAGGTGATGTAATGCTGGTTCTTGAAGCATTAAAAGAAAGAGGAAAGTTGCTTAAAAATGCCCCTCACCTTGCGCATGACCAGCCTTTTATTATTCCGATTTATTCTTGGTTTGATCGTGTGAAGTATAGCGTAGGGCTAAAGCTTTACGATTGGATGTCAGGAAAACTGAGCTTAGGAAAATCTGAGTTTATCTCCAAAAAAGATACTGTGAAGAGGCTTCCTGCCGTGCTACAGAAGGGACTATTGGGTGGAGTTGTCTATCATGATGGGCAATTTGATGATGCCCGACTCGCTTTAGACATTGCCAAAACTGCTGATGAGGCTGGAGCCTGCATTTTGAACTATACAAAAGTCAGCAAGCTTGAGAAAACCGAATCTGATAAAATATGTGGACTTGAAGTACAAGACTTATTAAATGGAGAAAAGTATCCCTTGAAGGCCAAAATGGTTGTGAATGCCACGGGTGTTTTTGCGGATAAAATTCTACAAATGGATAATCCAGGCGCTCCAAAAACCATTCAACCAAGTCAGGGAATCCATTTGGTCATGGACTTGGATTTCTTGGGGGGGGAAGATGCTTTAATGATTCCCAAAACCCGTGATGGAAGAGTTCTTTTTGCTGTGCCATGGCATGGCAAGTTAGTAGTAGGAACCACTGATACCTTGCGAGAAAAACCAAAATTAGAGCCTGAAGCCTTGAAAAAGGAAATTGATTTTGTTTTAGAAACTGCCGGAGGCTACCTCACTAAAAAACCTACTCGGGCAGATGTAAAAGCAGTTTTTGCCGGCTTAAGACCTTTGGCAAGACCAGAGGAAGGAAGCACCAAAACCAAAGAAATTTCGAGGTCTCATAAAGTCATTATTTCTGAAAGTGGCTTGGTCACTTTGACAGGAGGAAAATGGACTACCTTCAGAAAAATGGGGGAAGACACGGTAGATTATTTTGAACAAATTACCGGAGAAAAACCAGTGCCTAGCAATTCATTAGATATGAAAATTCATGGCCACACGGAAAATCTTCCCGAAGGACATTGGCATCTTTACGGCTCAGACGCAAAAGCCATCCAAGACCTCATTTTGGAGAACCCTTCCCTAGCTGAAAAAATACACCCAGACTTCCCTAATATTACCGCTGAAGTAATTTGGGCAGTAAGAAATGAAATGGCTGTCAAAGTGGAGGATGTTCTCTCCAGAAGAATTCGTATTTTGATCCTTGATGCTCAAGCTGCCATAGATGCTTCTGAAAAAGTTGCTGTCCTGATGGCCGCGGAACTTCAAAAAGATGAGAAATGGATCAGCAATGAATTGGCAGATTTCAAAAAAGTAGCATTGAAATACTTGATTAAAAATTAA
- a CDS encoding DeoR/GlpR family DNA-binding transcription regulator, with protein sequence MTIAERHKYILDELNRAGFVSVSELSKSMEVTMVTIRKDLKLLEDKGLLYRSHGSATPVSPYVSDRSVNVKKLEQVEEKNKIADRALAFLEDNEAILIGSGTTVVAFAQAIPRNKPLTVLTAAMNVTLALIDSAEIELVQLGGVVRKSSSSAVGHYAEEMLKNFACSKLFISVDGISLEHGLTTSNMMEAHLNSQMIQNVQKTIVLADSKKFGKKGFGKICDLEDVDVIITDAGIPALYRSKLEEKGIELVLV encoded by the coding sequence ATGACCATTGCAGAAAGACATAAATACATTTTAGATGAGTTGAATAGGGCTGGGTTTGTTTCAGTTTCTGAGCTTTCTAAAAGTATGGAGGTGACGATGGTAACGATTCGAAAAGACCTCAAACTTTTAGAGGACAAGGGTTTGCTTTATCGCTCGCATGGTAGCGCTACTCCAGTTTCGCCTTATGTTTCGGACCGTTCGGTCAATGTGAAGAAGTTAGAGCAGGTAGAGGAGAAAAATAAAATTGCTGACAGGGCTCTCGCTTTTTTAGAGGATAACGAGGCCATATTAATTGGTTCAGGTACTACCGTAGTTGCTTTTGCTCAAGCTATTCCGAGGAATAAACCTTTGACAGTACTTACTGCGGCTATGAATGTGACTTTGGCTTTGATAGATTCTGCGGAGATCGAATTAGTACAGTTGGGAGGGGTCGTGAGAAAAAGTAGTAGTTCGGCTGTAGGGCATTATGCTGAGGAAATGCTGAAAAATTTTGCTTGTAGCAAGCTATTTATAAGTGTGGATGGAATCAGTTTGGAGCACGGTTTAACCACTTCCAATATGATGGAAGCACATCTCAATAGTCAAATGATCCAGAATGTCCAAAAAACGATCGTACTGGCAGATTCCAAGAAATTTGGAAAAAAGGGGTTTGGGAAAATCTGCGATTTGGAAGATGTAGATGTGATTATCACAGACGCAGGGATACCAGCACTGTATCGGTCTAAACTAG